From the genome of Pseudomonas yamanorum, one region includes:
- a CDS encoding oligosaccharide flippase family protein, with product MNSTVLKKFVSSTAWSFISAVATKVSVVITGILVARVLGAQSFGEYGLIQSAIVMLANVAAQATTTATAKHIGQFKESSPEKTGRGIALTLTFSVFFSAMIIGTALFFPHFFSSVILGADSLSAASLIVLSTITLIILSGWTQGCLTGWGQYRSIATINGIIALVAIPATYFLTVKFRLNGALLGLAGSQLLIVFFSALACWKILKARNTTLSFTGAMTEKHAVLSVGLPVLLTGLMVAPMNWFANKLLAETTNGLAALGMYAAAMQWNAIFSHVSVVLGSVLVPMLAAALGGKNRKLDALNFLSGWLVVLVIIQPVIMFPELLAKLYGSSFLGRDFEVTLVLVILGSLLSAFKSGISRKMIVMNLAWFSVMSNILWGLLFIAGALWLREEGAIGIAKAFIGSQFIHFLLGLPYFVYKKILPLELLISPRILILWTLPFISFISSAYVESVLYRLMIMATIFIYILATTFALNAVFNDPVENGSPA from the coding sequence AATACGGCTTGATCCAAAGCGCGATTGTGATGCTTGCCAACGTCGCCGCCCAAGCCACCACCACGGCAACGGCCAAGCATATCGGGCAGTTCAAGGAGAGCAGCCCCGAGAAAACCGGCCGGGGTATCGCCCTGACGCTGACATTTTCGGTGTTTTTCAGTGCGATGATCATCGGGACAGCGCTGTTTTTCCCGCACTTCTTCTCCAGCGTTATTTTGGGCGCAGACAGCCTGAGTGCGGCGTCGCTGATTGTATTGAGCACCATCACGTTAATTATTCTGTCGGGGTGGACCCAAGGCTGCCTGACCGGGTGGGGGCAATACCGGTCGATTGCGACGATCAACGGAATCATCGCGCTGGTCGCGATCCCGGCGACGTACTTCCTCACGGTCAAGTTCAGACTCAACGGCGCGCTGCTGGGGTTGGCCGGTTCCCAATTGCTGATCGTGTTTTTCAGCGCACTGGCTTGCTGGAAAATACTCAAGGCTCGGAACACCACGCTGAGCTTCACAGGTGCAATGACTGAAAAGCATGCCGTGCTGTCGGTGGGCCTGCCGGTATTACTGACGGGGTTGATGGTCGCCCCGATGAACTGGTTCGCGAACAAGTTATTGGCGGAAACCACCAACGGCCTTGCCGCGTTGGGCATGTACGCCGCTGCCATGCAATGGAACGCGATCTTTTCACATGTTTCGGTGGTGTTGGGCTCCGTACTGGTGCCGATGCTGGCTGCAGCGCTGGGTGGTAAAAACCGCAAACTGGACGCCCTGAACTTTCTCTCGGGCTGGTTAGTAGTACTGGTGATCATACAGCCGGTGATCATGTTTCCTGAGTTGCTGGCCAAACTCTACGGGAGCAGTTTCCTCGGGCGGGATTTTGAAGTGACGTTGGTGCTGGTAATCCTCGGATCTTTGCTCAGTGCATTCAAGTCCGGCATCTCAAGAAAGATGATCGTGATGAACCTGGCCTGGTTCAGCGTCATGAGCAATATTCTATGGGGCCTGCTGTTTATCGCCGGCGCGTTATGGCTCAGGGAGGAGGGCGCAATCGGGATTGCCAAGGCCTTTATTGGTTCGCAGTTCATCCACTTTCTGTTAGGGCTGCCTTATTTTGTTTATAAGAAAATACTGCCTTTGGAACTGCTTATATCTCCCAGGATTTTGATCCTCTGGACATTGCCTTTTATCAGTTTCATATCCAGCGCCTACGTTGAAAGTGTGCTGTATCGATTGATGATTATGGCGACGATATTTATCTACATTCTCGCAACAACATTTGCTTTGAATGCCGTGTTTAATGACCCCGTGGAAAATGGAAGCCCAGCATGA